In Miscanthus floridulus cultivar M001 chromosome 5, ASM1932011v1, whole genome shotgun sequence, one genomic interval encodes:
- the LOC136453689 gene encoding ubiquitin-like domain-containing CTD phosphatase, which produces MADTASSSSAVGPSAVDEVSLAAVAEAAPPEEMTLVVKWRGQEQTVRMVGDDTLGELKLRICEVTGVLPKRQTLLYPKLILKDIDDSTLLSSIPFKPNGKISMIGTIEEEIFVGQEDDPELLDDFDFEQNEATAIKDKDVYKQKLKRRASQYKIKLLNPCRKGKKLLVLDIDYTLFDHKSTAENPMELMRPYLHQFLTAAYSKYDIMIWSATSMKWVELKMEQLGVLSNPDYKITALMDHLAMITVQSENQSRKKTFDCKPLGVIWAQFPEYYNEKNTIMFDDLRRNFVMNPQNGLVIKPFRKAHSNRHDDHELVKLTHYLLSIGDLEDLSKLDHGKWESFVDESAKRRKHS; this is translated from the exons ATGGCGGACACGGCCTCGTCCTCATCAGCAGTGGGACCCTCGGCGGTAGACGAGGTCTCTCTCGCcgcggtggcggaggcggcgcCGCCGGAGGAGATGACGCTGGTGGTGAAGTGGCGCGGGCAGGAGCAGACGGTGCGGATGGTGGGGGACGATACGCTGGGTGAGCTCAAACTGCGCATCTGCGAGGTCACCGGGGTGCTCCCCAAGCGTCAGACGCTGCTCTACCCCAAGCTCATACTCAAGGACATCGACGACTCCACCCTCCTCTCCTCCATCCCATTCAAGCCCAACGGGAAGATCAGCATGATCGG TACTATTGAAGAAGAAATATTTGTCGGCCAAGAAGATGATCCAGAGTTACTTGATGATTTTGACTTTGAGCAGAATGAAGCTACAGCCATTAAGGATAAAGATGTCTACAAGCAAAAATTAAAGCGGCGTGCAAGTCAATATAAG ATCAAGCTCTTGAATCCATGCCGCAAAGGAAAGAAGCTGCTTGTCCTTGACATTGATTATACTCTGTTTGACCATAAGTCAACAGCTGAGAATCCTATGGAACTCATGCGCCCAT ATCTTCACCAGTTCCTCACAGCTGCATATTCAAAATATGACATCATGATATGGTCAGCAACTAG TATGAAATGGGTGGAGTTGAAAATGGAACAACTTGGAGTTCTTAGCAACCCTGACTACAAAATTACTGCTCTTATGGATCACTTGGCTATGATAACTGTGCAATCCGAAAATCAAAGTAGAAAGAAAACTTTTGACTGCAAGCCTCTTGGTGTCATTTGGGCTCAATTCCCTGAG TACTACAATGAAAAGAACACCATCATGTTTGATGATCTAAGAAGGAATTTCGTCATGAATCCACAGAACGGTCTCGTGATCAAGCCATTTAGGAAAGCGCACTCGAACAGGCATGATGATCACGAGCTGGTGAAGCTTACACACTACCTGCTTTCGATCGGAGACCTTGAAGATCTCAGCAAGCTGGACCACGGTAAATGGGAGTCCTTTGTAGATGAGAGCGCAAAGAGACGCAAGCACTCTTAG